CTTCTAAACACACCATTTTGTTTTCTGAATGTTTCAGGAATGAATCCCATATACGAAGTTGGTGTTACATCAGGGTAATATATAGGCATATTCTCTCTTATTATTTTTATTTCTTCTCCGGTCAGGCCATCATTATATTCTGTCGGTTCACAAAGATGTTCAGATTGAGTCGGCATAACGATATTTCCAGTAATCCCAACTGCCTCTTCCAATGCTAATATTACAGTAACAGGCCCCCCTACAACTTTTCCTAGAGATTTCAAAGAGGAATGGACGATCAAAGTCATTCCTTCTTTTACACCCAGTCGTTGTAAATCCTCAACAATTGTCTTTCTCGTTTGTAAAGTACTGGATATCCCCATTTTTATCACCTGATACAATTTATTTGTTAAATGTAATGCGAGGATTTCTGATAATGTTGCGGATTCCTGACGTCCGAACGGCTTAAAGACCGTAGGTGTCCGGGTGGCTCTGCCCCTAGCCGATTGGATGTGTCGCCTGAATTCACTTCTTAGAGATTCCTCTTGGTGACTGAGGAGCGTCAGCGACAATGTAGGAATGTAATGTTAGATGATGGACATGCCTTCTCTAAAATGCAGAATATTCACTTAATTCTCTTATGTAAAAATATTAATCTTTCTATTTCATCAAATCCGTTTTTCTTGTAAAATTCCTCAGCTGGAATCTTCCTATTAGTCAAAAGTGTTATATTCTCGATCCCTGCGCGTATTAAATCACCTTCTAAGTAGTTAATCAGCTTTGTTCCGATTCCACTTCGTTGTTCATCAACTTGGACACACATTTCATTAACAAAGAATTCATCGCCTTCCCACCATCTCTTGCGAAACCCAAAAATAAAACCTCTTATTTCACTCCCTTCTTCAGCAATGAAACCTCTAAACCCAGGTGTCTGTATGTAGTCAACCAAGTATTGTTTAGCACCTTCTATCGACCAATTATCATTCCATGGTTCTTGATTAAACACATTAACTAAGAGAGTAGTACATTTCATAAGATCATTACTCTCGAAAGGCCTTATAATCATTAATTTCAACTCTTCCATTTGTTTTTTGGTATTAATATTATTTGTACGTCTTTCATCTAACGTTTTATGTATTCACGAACCCGAGATTACTTTCAACTCGATCTTAATTTACTTCAATTTGTTTACTTAGAACTCAATATAAAATGGCTGCATTTCAGGTCTCAAACAATAAGCTATTCGATCTCTAAAGTTCTTCCAAGTTACTTTGTTTAATGCCTCTTCTATTGAATAATATCCGAGTTCTAATGCTTCTTCCGTTACTGTTAATTCTCCTCCAATTGGTCTTGCCAGAAACAAAGTATTACATATGCTTCCGTTTACATTCTGAAATACTCCACAGAATTTAATTATTTCAATATCAATTCCCGATTCCTCTTTAGTTTCTCTAATAGCCGCTTGTGAAAGAGATTCGCCTAGTTCTACCTGTCCTCCAGGCATTTCCCAGCCCCTTCTAGGGCCCTTTATCAGCAGTATTTCATTTCTACTATTTACAACAACCGCAGCTGCGGAAAGAATATGTTTAGGCGGGATCAATCTCAAAACCTCCAT
The nucleotide sequence above comes from Paenibacillus sp. IHBB 10380. Encoded proteins:
- a CDS encoding aminoglycoside N(3)-acetyltransferase, with amino-acid sequence MGISSTLQTRKTIVEDLQRLGVKEGMTLIVHSSLKSLGKVVGGPVTVILALEEAVGITGNIVMPTQSEHLCEPTEYNDGLTGEEIKIIRENMPIYYPDVTPTSYMGFIPETFRKQNGVFRSSHPHASFAAWGKDAIRITENHRLDYALSEDSPLGKIYELEGFILLLGAPTNTNSSLHLAEYRQENRTLSLNLKHGK
- a CDS encoding GNAT family N-acetyltransferase, which produces MKCTTLLVNVFNQEPWNDNWSIEGAKQYLVDYIQTPGFRGFIAEEGSEIRGFIFGFRKRWWEGDEFFVNEMCVQVDEQRSGIGTKLINYLEGDLIRAGIENITLLTNRKIPAEEFYKKNGFDEIERLIFLHKRIK
- a CDS encoding NUDIX hydrolase, yielding MEVLRLIPPKHILSAAAVVVNSRNEILLIKGPRRGWEMPGGQVELGESLSQAAIRETKEESGIDIEIIKFCGVFQNVNGSICNTLFLARPIGGELTVTEEALELGYYSIEEALNKVTWKNFRDRIAYCLRPEMQPFYIEF